The Dehalococcoidia bacterium genome has a segment encoding these proteins:
- a CDS encoding ribonuclease HI family protein gives MMSAKNLIIHADGASRGNPGPAAIGVVIEAEQGRVVARISKAIGITTNNRAEYLALIAGLKEALKLGAESVELKMDSELIVKQLTGRYRVRNPALKPLFEQAHQLMKEFQSSPIVHIPREQNKAADALCRQALRSAGN, from the coding sequence ATGATGAGCGCGAAAAACCTGATCATTCATGCTGATGGGGCTTCAAGGGGCAACCCGGGGCCCGCTGCCATCGGGGTTGTCATAGAGGCTGAGCAGGGGAGAGTGGTCGCAAGAATCTCAAAGGCAATCGGCATAACCACTAACAATCGAGCGGAGTACCTCGCCCTTATCGCCGGCCTTAAAGAGGCGCTGAAACTGGGTGCGGAGAGCGTGGAGCTCAAAATGGACTCCGAGCTCATCGTGAAGCAACTTACCGGCAGATACCGGGTAAGAAATCCAGCGTTGAAGCCGCTATTTGAACAAGCCCATCAACTGATGAAGGAATTTCAATCTTCTCCTATCGTTCACATCCCCAGGGAGCAAAACAAAGCAGCGGATGCCTTATGCCGCCAGGCGCTCCGCAGCGCGGGCAATTAA
- a CDS encoding alpha/beta hydrolase, which translates to MPTVWVGDINMYYEIHGKGEPLLLIMGLGSDLTSWIFQIPEFSKKYRVIAFDNRGVGRSDAPDMPYSTAMMADDTTGLLDALGIERAHILGLSMGGFIAQELALKYPQRVKSLVLAATAVGPYSWATHVLGIQIRLAQEGVKQETLITLRLSWLFTDKFFNNPEMVRKVTDIMLANPYPQPVHAYARQFAAANEHDTRDRIGKITAPTLVLVGKEDMLLPVKMSEELAAGIPNSELVVLEGGGHGFLVEIAGRFNQAVMDFLAKV; encoded by the coding sequence ATGCCTACGGTATGGGTTGGCGACATCAACATGTATTACGAGATTCATGGAAAGGGCGAACCCCTGCTCTTGATTATGGGATTGGGCAGTGACCTGACAAGCTGGATATTTCAGATTCCAGAGTTCTCAAAAAAGTACCGGGTGATAGCCTTCGATAACCGCGGCGTGGGGCGAAGCGATGCACCGGATATGCCATACTCCACTGCGATGATGGCCGATGACACCACCGGACTCCTGGATGCATTGGGCATCGAAAGAGCCCATATTCTGGGACTATCTATGGGTGGCTTCATCGCACAGGAGCTTGCCCTTAAATACCCGCAACGGGTGAAAAGCCTGGTCCTGGCTGCGACCGCAGTCGGCCCCTATTCCTGGGCTACGCACGTCCTGGGTATACAGATAAGGCTAGCCCAGGAGGGCGTCAAACAGGAAACGCTCATCACCCTGCGGCTTTCCTGGCTGTTCACCGATAAGTTCTTTAACAACCCGGAAATGGTTCGTAAGGTGACCGATATAATGCTGGCAAATCCCTATCCACAGCCGGTGCACGCCTACGCTCGACAGTTTGCTGCCGCAAATGAGCATGACACGCGGGACCGCATCGGTAAAATAACCGCTCCAACGCTGGTGCTCGTGGGCAAGGAGGATATGCTGCTCCCGGTCAAGATGTCGGAGGAGCTGGCAGCAGGTATACCCAATTCCGAACTGGTTGTCCTTGAGGGGGGAGGACACGGTTTCTTGGTCGAGATTGCGGGCAGGTTCAATCAGGCAGTGATGGATTTTTTAGCGAAGGTATAG